In a single window of the Elaeis guineensis isolate ETL-2024a chromosome 4, EG11, whole genome shotgun sequence genome:
- the LOC105042518 gene encoding protein Brevis radix-like 1, with amino-acid sequence MLACIACSKHELEDGAEDTARAGTPSTKDAVKSLTSQIKDMVLKFSGSYRQCKGGSSSYRSKSFRQSRYRRGGGSSSSYPVTDDDDAASDGGGGGHYAFLRPGSSSSTPAWDFTSIASGGRDDDRFKANKWIPGVGVVAMAEQEVVLEDDDEPKEWMAQVEPGVHITFVSLPGGAGNDLKRIRFSREMFNKWQAQRWWGENYDRIMELYNVQRFSRQALPTPPRSDDGERESLYSRVGSTRESPVTPPLGKERLSRNTCRSNSAAAGKGTCYPTVPDPSEHIFPHHLNISAAAAAAAGAVGSSGVKGEASSVDASRTTTSSRDEASVSISNASDLEVTEWVEQDEPGVYITIRELADGTRELRRVRFSRERFGEVHAKLWWEENRERIQAQYL; translated from the exons ATGCTGGCCTGCATCGCTTGTTCGAAGCACGAGCTCGAAGATGGCGCTGAAGACACTGCGCGTGCTGGGACCCCAAGTACCAAAGACGCCGTCAAAAGCCTGACCTCCCAG ATCAAGGACATGGTGTTGAAGTTCTCTGGTTCGTATCGGCAATGCAAGGGTGGCAGCTCGTCTTACCGGAGCAAGAGCTTCCGCCAATCCCGCTACCGCCGCGGTGGCGGCAGCAGCAGCTCATACCCGGTCACCGACGACGATGATGCAGCCTCCGACGGTGGAGGCGGCGGCCACTACGCCTTCCTGCGGCCGGGGAGCTCGAGCTCAACCCCGGCGTGGGACTTTACGAGCATCGCCTCCGGTGGCAGGGATGATGACAGGTTCAAGGCCAACAAGTGGATCCCGGGAGTTGGGGTGGTGGCTATGGCGGAGCAGGAGGTGGTGCTGGAGGACGACGACGAGCCCAAGGAATGGATGGCTCAGGTGGAGCCCGGCGTCCACATCACCTTCGTTTCTCTCCCCGGCGGTGCCGGCAACGACCTCAAGCGCATCCGTTTCAG tcgGGAGATGTTTAACAAGTGGCAAGCTCAGAGGTGGTGGGGAGAGAACTACGATAGGATCATGGAGCTTTACAACGTCCAGAGGTTTAGCCGCCAGGCACTGCCGACTCCACCGAGGTCCGATGATGGCGAG AGAGAATCATTGTATTCGCGTGTGGGGTCGACGAGGGAGAGCCCTGTCACCCCTCCTCTCGGCAAAGAGCGGCTCTCCCGAAACACATGCAGGTCAAATTCGGCTGCTGCTGGTAAAGGAACTTGCTACCCGACGGTGCCCGACCCTTCAGAGCATATTTTTCCTCACCACCTCAATAtttctgctgctgctgctgctgctgctggagcTGTGGGGTCTTCCGGTGTCAAGGGAGAGGCCTCTTCGGTCGACGCATCGAGGACGACTACTTCCTCCAGGGACGAGGCCTCCGTCTCCATCAGCAATGCCAGTGATCTGGAGGTGACAGAGTGGGTGGAGCAGGATGAGCCTGGGGTTTACATCACCATCCGAGAGTTGGCCGATGGGACCCGAGAGCTTCGTCGGGTTCGATTCAG CCGAGAAAGGTTTGGTGAGGTGCACGCCAAGCTGTGGTGGGAGGAGAACAGAGAAAGGATACAGGCTCAGTACCTTTAA